In Camelina sativa cultivar DH55 chromosome 16, Cs, whole genome shotgun sequence, a single window of DNA contains:
- the LOC104752641 gene encoding uncharacterized protein LOC104752641: protein MAWQLNFLSLFLFSSALSSCLVVYASHAHVEGKVSCFDCPSDYDYSGITVRVSCSHINTRFTVTTDKKGEFMSELPSRVKSNCEAELQGSFKQLYASKNNVKSKIVKLEGDKYGLSSKLIFLKSCPRSLGSFGSSKTVDFPVPPEWGLAPTSYYVPFFPIIGIP from the exons ATGGCTTGGCAGTTAAATTTCTTATCTTTGTTCCTTTTCTCGTCAGCTCTCTCATCTTGCCTCGTGGTATATGCTTCACACGCACACGTCGAAGGAAAAGTCTCTTGTTTCGACTGTCCCAGCGATTATGATTACTCAG GGATTACGGTCAGGGTTAGCTGTAGCCATATAAACACACGTTTTACCGTCACAACTGACAAGAAAGGCGAGTTCATGTCGGAACTTCCCTCTAGGGTAAAATCGAACTGTGAAGCGGAACTCCAAGGAAGCTTCAAGCAACTCTATGCTTCCAAAAATAACGTTAAGTCGAAGATTGTTAAGCTCGAGGGTGACAAATATGGTCTCTCTTCAAAGCTGATCTTCTTGAAGTCATGCCCAAGAAGCCTCGGCTCTTTTGGTTCATCCAAGACCGTTGATTTTCCTGTTCCTCCCGAGTGGGGGTTGGCTCCTACCAGTTATTACGTTCCTTTCTTCCCCATCATCGGTATCCCATAA
- the LOC104754079 gene encoding senescence-specific cysteine protease SAG12-like has protein sequence MDMASSIFIFILTIILCYKTSVATSRGGLFEASAVEKHEQWMARFHRVYTDESEKRNRFAIFKKNLEFVQNFNMNKNITYKLDVNEFSDLTDDEFRATHTGLVVPKSITEISASNSEKTVPFRYETGTGGCWAFSAVTAVEGITKITKGQLVSLSEQQLLDCDRDYNQGCRGGIMSKAFEYIIKNQGITTEDNYPYQESQQTCSSATTQSSSFRAATISGYETVPMNNEEALLQAVSQQPVSVGIEGSGAAFRHYSGGIFDGECGTDLHHAVTIVGYGMSEEGIKYWVVKNSWGETWGEDGFMRIKRDVDAPQGMCGLAMLAFYPLA, from the exons ATGGATATGGCGTCAAGTATTTTCATCTTCATTCTAACTATTATTTTGTGTTACAAGACTTCGGTAGCCACATCTCGTGGTGGCCTTTTTGAAGCTTCTGCCGTGGAGAAACATGAGCAATGGATGGCTCGATTCCATCGTGTTTACACCGATGAATCCGAAAAAAGAAATAGGTTTGCTATATTCAAGAAGAATTTGGAGTTTGTTCAAAACTTCAACATGAACAAGAACATCACGTACAAGTTGGATGTCAACGAGTTCTCTGATCTCACCGACGACGAATTCAGGGCAACACACACAGGACTAGTTGTACCGAAGAGTATTACCGAAATTTCAGCATCAAATTCCGAGAAAACGGTGCCGTTTAGATATG AAACCGGAACAGGAGGATGCTGGGCGTTTTCGGCGGTGACGGCAGTGGAAGGTATCACAAAGATTACTAAAGGCCAGCTCGTATCGTTATCCGAGCAACAACTCTTAGATTGTGATAGAGACTACAACCAAGGATGTCGTGGAGGGATAATGTCGAAGGCATTCGAGTATATAATCAAAAACCAAGGCATCACCACCGAGGATAACTATCCATATCAAGAATCACAACAAACTTGCAGCTCAGCAACTACCCAATCATCGTCTTTCCGTGCCGCTACAATCAGCGGATACGAAACAGTTCCAATGAATAATGAGGAAGCGTTGTTACAAGCGGTGTCTCAACAGCCTGTTTCCGTGGGGATAGAAGGCTCGGGGGCTGCGTTTAGGCACTATTCGGGTGGGATATTCGATGGAGAGTGTGGGACGGATTTGCATCATGCGGTCACGATTGTTGGTTATGGAATGAGTGAAGAAGGGATTAAGTATTGGGTGGTGAAGAATTCATGGGGGGAAACTTGGGGAGAAGATGGTTTCATGAGGATCAAGAGAGACGTGGATGCACCCCAAGGAATGTGTGGTTTGGCGATGCTTGCTTTCTATCCTCTTGCTTGA
- the LOC104752642 gene encoding proline-rich extensin-like protein EPR1, with the protein MKVPLIDFLRFLVLILSLSGPLVSADATARQHFNRYETDNYGYTPPSPIYGAPPSYPTPPTPTYSPPIYPPPIQQPPTPTYGPPIKPPPIQKPPTPTYSPPVNPPPVQMPPTPTYSPPIKPPPVHKPPTPSYSPPVKPPPVHKPPTPTYSPPVKPPPVQKPPTPTYSPPIKPPPVQKPPTPTYSPPIKPPPVHKPPTPIYSPPIKPPPIQKPPTPIYSPPIKPPPIQKPPTPIYSPPIKPPPVQKPPTPTYSPPIKPPPVHKPPTPTYSPPVKPPPVQKPPTPTYSPPVKPPPVQKPPTPTYSPPVRPPPVQKPPTYSPPIKPPPIQKPPTPTYSPPIKPPPVHKPPTPTYSPPIKPPPVHXKPYSPPIYPPPIQQPPTPTYSPPIKPPPIQKPPTPTYSPPVKPPPVQMPPTPTYSPPVKPPPVHKPPTPSYSPPVKPPPVHKPPTPTYSPPVKPPPVQKPPTPTYSPPIKPPPVQKPPTPTYSPPIKPPPVHKPPTPIYSPPIKPPPIQKPPTPIYSPPIKPPPIQKPPTPIYSPPIKPPPVQKPPTPTYSPPIKPPPVHKPPTPTYSPPVKPPSVQKPPTPIYSPPIMPPPVHKPPTPTYSPPIKPPPVHQPPTPTYSPPVKPPPVQKPPTPTYSPPVKPPPVQKPPTPIYSPPVKPPPVQVPPTPTYSPPLQPPPVQVPPTPTYSPPVKPPPIQLPPTPTTPSPPQGGYGTPPPYAYVLRPIDVSN; encoded by the coding sequence ATGAAAGTCCCACTAATAGATTTCTTGAGATTCTTAGTACTCATTCTTTCTCTTAGTGGCCCTTTAGTTTCTGCAGATGCAACGGCGAGGCAACACTTTAATAGGTATGAAACTGATAACTACGGTTACACACCTCCTTCACCAATTTATGGTGCCCCACCCAGCTACCCAACACCACCAACACCAACTTACAGTCCTCCGATATATCCACCACCAATACAACAACCTCCGACACCAACTTATGGTCCGCCTATTAAACCACCACCGATACAGAAGCCTCCAACACCAACTTACAGTCCGCCTGTTAACCCCCCACCGGTGCAAATGCCTCCGACACCAACTTACAGCCCTCCGATCAAGCCGCCACCGGTACACAAGCCACCGACACCATCTTACAGTCCTCCAGTCAAACCACCACCGGTGCACAAGCCTCCAACACCAACTTATAGTCCCCCTGTTAAACCTCCACCTGTGCAAAAGCCTCCAACACCAACTTACAGTCCACCTATCAAACCACCACCAGTACAGAAGCCTCCAACACCAACCTACAGTCCCCCGATAAAGCCACCACCGGTGCATAAGCCTCCAACACCAATTTATAGTCCTCCTATCAAGCCACCACCAATTCAAAAGCCTCCCACTCCTATCTATAGTCCCCCTATAAAGCCACCGCCAATACAAAAGCCACCGACGCCAATATACAGCCCCCCAATCAAGCCGCCACCGGTTCAAAAGCCTCCCACGCCAACATATAGTCCCCCTATAAAGCCACCACCAGTACATAAGCCTCCGACACCAACTTACAGCCCACCAGTCAAGCCACCACCAGTGCAAAAGCCTCCTACACCAACATATAGCCCACCTGTTAAACCACCACCAGTGCAGAAGCCCCCAACACCAACATATAGTCCACCAGTCAGGCCACCGCCAGTACAAAAACCTCCAACTTATAGTCCACCTATTAAACCACCACCTATACAGAAGCCTCCAACACCAACCTACAGTCCCCCGATAAAGCCACCGCCGGTGCATAAGCCTCCAACACCAACCTACAGTCCCCCGATAAAGCCACCGCCGGTGCATAANAAACCTTACAGTCCTCCGATATATCCACCACCAATACAACAACCTCCGACACCAACTTATAGTCCTCCTATTAAACCACCACCGATACAGAAGCCTCCAACACCAACTTACAGTCCACCTGTTAAACCCCCACCGGTGCAAATGCCTCCGACACCAACTTACAGCCCCCCGGTCAAGCCGCCACCGGTACACAAGCCACCGACACCATCTTACAGTCCTCCGGTCAAACCACCACCGGTGCACAAGCCTCCAACACCAACTTATAGTCCCCCTGTTAAACCACCACCTGTGCAAAAGCCTCCAACACCAACTTACAGTCCACCTATCAAACCACCACCAGTACAGAAGCCTCCAACACCAACCTACAGTCCTCCGATAAAGCCACCGCCGGTGCATAAGCCTCCAACACCAATTTATAGTCCTCCTATCAAGCCACCACCAATTCAAAAGCCTCCCACTCCTATCTATAGTCCCCCTATAAAGCCACCGCCAATACAAAAGCCACCGACGCCAATATACAGCCCCCCAATCAAGCCGCCACCGGTTCAAAAGCCTCCCACGCCAACATATAGTCCCCCTATAAAGCCACCACCAGTACATAAGCCTCCGACACCAACTTACAGCCCACCAGTCAAACCACCTTCAGTGCAAAAGCCTCCAACACCAATCTATAGTCCCCCTATAATGCCACCACCGGTGCATAAGCCTCCAACACCAACTTATAGTCCTCCTATCAAGCCACCACCAGTGCATCAGCCTCCGACACCAACATATAGTCCTCCAGTAAAGCCACCACCAGTGCAGAAGCCTCCAACACCAACTTATAGTCCCCCTGTCAAACCACCTCCAGTGCAAAAGCCTCCAACACCAATCTATAGTCCCCCTGTAAAACCACCACCAGTACAAGTGCCTCCAACCCCAACTTACAGCCCTCCTCTACAACCACCACCAGTACAAGTGCCTCCAACACCAACATACAGCCCTCCGGTAAAACCACCACCAATACAATTGCCTCCAACACCTACTACTCCATCGCCTCCACAAGGTGGATACGGTACTCCGCCTCCATATGCATATGTATTGCGTCCTATAGATGTAAGCAATTAG
- the LOC104752640 gene encoding putative glycine-rich cell wall structural protein 1 — protein sequence MEVQRRNIMFHIFLLSLLIHTQIQTVGSLDQASLSSIDLKRHDHFTVETMSFPSDFVRRQLAGGGGSSGGGGGGRGGSSGGGSSGGGSRGGGASGGGSSNRGGGGGSGGNKGGKGGGGGGGRGGRGNGDVEDGDSGGGSGNSRGGGQQVPVVPSGTFPSDGVRLQYSLVLFIFTACLISYHLLDSKFYIFFFS from the coding sequence atggAAGTCCAAAGGCGTAACATAATGTTTCATATATTCCTCCTATCCCTCCTCATTCATACGCAAATCCAAACCGTTGGTTCACTTGATCAAGCCTCTCTCTCATCTATTGATCTAAAACGTCATGATCACTTTACTGTAGAAACGATGTCGTTTCCTAGTGATTTTGTGCGAAGACAGCTAGCCGGTGGAGGTGGTAGcagcggcggtggtggtggcggtcGAGGTGGTTCTTCAGGTGGAGGCAGTAGTGGTGGAGGAAGTCGCGGAGGTGGAGCAAGTGGAGGAGGAAGCTCAAACCGTGGTGGCGGTGGTGGATCCGGAGGAAATAAGGGTGGCAAAGGTGGAGGGGGTGGCGGAGGCCGTGGCGGTCGCGGTAATGGTGATGTAGAGGATGGTGATAGTGGAGGCGGTAGCGGAAATAGTAGAGGTGGAGGACAACAAGTTCCCGTAGTTCCAAGTGGCACATTTCCAAGCGATGGTGTCCGACTTCAATATTCTTTAGTATTGTTCATCTTCACGGCGTGTTTAATTAGTTATCATTTATTAGActcaaaattttacatttttttctttagttga
- the LOC104752638 gene encoding U-box domain-containing protein 6-like, which yields MSSSRTQPSSSSSTSSVWQLQYMKVHFFTKIRCLLKSKASTRKRNVQASPEKSRNHQDSEKVADLPEAVVSKQPEDENEEVVLQRTVKKLHFGSWEEKKKAAIEIEKLSREDRKTRKLMAELGVIQVLVSMVASNVSGHQRAAVNALIQLSHGTYTNKALMVSAGICSKLPNDVEVLDQSTRHGFTELLLSLSSLTITQLPVASSRILPFLMDTMNSDSTDIKTKEICLATINNLSLVLENAEPLVLSGAVKTLLSLMSAKDLSEKALASLGQLVVTQMGKKAMEECLAVPKDLIEILTWEDKPKCQEYSAYILMVLAHQSWSQREKMAKSGIVPVLLEVSLLGSPLVQKRAVKLLQWFKDERNVRVGPHSGPQTGWASPGIGSPMSPRSGQEGKKMMKNLVKQSLYKNMEMITRRGNVDMESESCRLKSLIISTSSKSLTY from the exons ATGTCTTCCTCTCGAACACAACCCTCGTCTTCTTCCAGTACTTCTTCAGTTTGGCAACTCCAATACATGAAGGTCCACTTCTTCACCAAGATTCGTTGCCTTTTGAAATCCAAAGCATCCACCCGCAAACGCAACGTTCAAGCCTCAcctgaaaaatcaagaaaccatCAAGATTCCGAGAAGGTGGCGGACCTCCCGGAAGCAGTAGTATCAAAGCAACCAGAAGATGAGAATGAGGAGGTTGTGTTGCAGAGAACGGTGAAGAAGCTTCACTTCGGAAGCtgggaagagaagaagaaagctgccATCGAGATCGAGAAACTTTCCCGAGAAGACAGGAAGACTCGGAAGCTGATGGCTGAGCTCGGTGTTATTCAGGTTCTTGTTTCTATGGTGGCTTCTAATGTCTCCGGCCATCAGAGAGCTGCCGTCAATGCTCTTATTCAGCTTTCTCATGGAACCTACAc GAACAAGGCACTGATGGTGAGCGCCGGAATATGCTCAAAGCTACCTAATGATGTTGAAGTTCTCGACCAATCAACAAGACATGGCTTCACGGAGCTTCTGCTTTCACTTTCGTCTCTAACAATCACACAATTACCAGTAGCTTCGTCACGGATTCTACCGTTCTTAATGGACACAATGAACTCAGACTCAACAGACATAAAGACCAAAGAGATATGTCTAGCCACCATAAACAATCTCTCTCTCGTGTTGGAAAACGCAGAGCCATTGGTCTTAAGCGGGGCAGTGAAGACACTCCTAAGCCTAATGTCAGCTAAAGACTTGTCAGAGAAGGCACTAGCGAGTCTAGGGCAATTGGTAGTGACTCAAATGGGTAAAAAGGCAATGGAGGAATGTTTGGCTGTGCCCAAAGATTTGATAGAGATATTAACATGGGAAGATAAACCAAAATGCCAAGAATACTCGGCATATATCTTGATGGTATTAGCTCATCAGAGTTGGAGCCAGCGCGAGAAAATGGCCAAGTCAGGTATTGTGCCGGTTCTTCTTGAAGTGAGCTTACTTGGGAGTCCTTTGGTTCAAAAGAGGGCGGTGAAACTTTTGCAGTGGTTCAAGGATGAGAGAAATGTACGGGTGGGTCCTCATTCGGGTCCACAAACGGGTTGGGCGAGTCCTGGGATAGGATCTCCAATGAGTCCGAGGTCAGGGCAAGAAGGtaagaaaatgatgaagaatCTTGTGAAACAGAGTTTGTACAAGAACATGGAGATGATAACTCGAAGAGGGAATGTTGATATGGAGAGTGAAAGTTGTAGGCTTAAGTCTTTAATCATCAGCACAAGCTCTAAAAGCTTGACTTATTGA
- the LOC104752643 gene encoding casparian strip membrane protein 3-like: protein MDLEKAGSRREEEEPIVQRPKLDKGKGKAHVFAPPMNYSRIMEKHKQEKVGTPGWKRGVAIFDFFLRLIAAITAMAAAAKMATTEETLPFFTQFLQFQADYTDLPTMSSFVIVNSIVGGYLTLSLPFSIVCILRPLAVPPRLFLILCDTAMMGLTMMAASASAAIVYLAHNGNSSSNWLPVCQQFGDFCQGTSGAVVASFIAATLLMFLVILSAFALKRST from the exons ATGGATCTCGAAAAGGCAGGGagcagaagagaagaagaagaacccattgTCCAAAGGCCAAAGCTAGACAAAGGCAAAGGCAAAGCTCATGTGTTTGCTCCTCCTATGAACTACAGTCGGATCATGGAGAAACACAAGCAAGAAAAGGTGGGCACCCCCGGGTGGAAAAGAGGTGTTGCGATCTTCGACTTTTTTCTAAGACTCATCGCAGCCATCACAGCCATGGCTGCTGCAGCAAAGATGGCGACAACGGAAGAGACCCTTCCTTTCTTCACTCAGTTCTTGCAGTTCCAAGCTGACTACACTGATCTACCAACTATGTC atCTTTTGTGATAGTTAACTCAATCGTGGGCGGCTACCTAACCCTCTCATTGCCTTTTTCAATTGTATGTATCCTCCGTCCTCTCGCGGTGCCTCCTAGGCTCTTCCTGATCTTATGTGACAcg GCGATGATGGGTCTCACTATGATGGCGGCATCCGCTTCTGCCGCCATAGTTTATTTGGCGCACAACGGGAATTCCAGCTCGAACTGGCTTCCAGTTTGCCAGCAGTTTGGTGACTTTTGCCAAGGAACGAGTGGCGCTGTGGTGGCGTCCTTTATTGCAGCGACTCTACTCATGTTCCTCGTCATCCTTTCTGCTTTTGCTCTCAAGAGATCGACCTGA